From the Helicobacter pylori genome, one window contains:
- a CDS encoding LysE family transporter: MFVVFIEGFGLAISLCAAVGAQSLFIVERGMARNYVLLICALCFMCDIVLMSMGVFGVGAYFAKNLYLSLFLNLFGAVFTGFYAFLALKTLFQTFKKKQVQTPKKLSLKKTLLFTLGVTLLNPQVYLEMVFLIGASAMSFNLAQKFVFLAGTLSAAFSWLLLLCVMSLRYGSKLLNNQKIFMGVNLFVTAIMGTLSVTLFRDFLALLSKT; this comes from the coding sequence ATGTTTGTGGTTTTTATAGAAGGTTTTGGTTTGGCGATTTCTTTGTGTGCGGCGGTGGGGGCACAATCCTTGTTTATTGTGGAAAGAGGCATGGCTAGGAACTATGTGCTTTTGATTTGCGCTTTGTGTTTTATGTGCGATATTGTGTTGATGAGCATGGGCGTGTTTGGCGTGGGGGCTTATTTCGCTAAAAACCTTTATTTGAGCTTATTCTTAAATCTATTTGGGGCGGTTTTTACCGGATTTTACGCTTTTTTAGCTTTAAAAACCCTTTTTCAAACCTTTAAAAAAAAGCAAGTCCAAACCCCTAAAAAACTATCCTTAAAAAAGACCTTATTATTCACTTTAGGCGTTACTTTACTTAACCCTCAAGTGTATCTGGAAATGGTGTTTTTAATTGGCGCGAGCGCTATGTCTTTTAATTTAGCGCAAAAATTTGTTTTTCTAGCTGGCACTTTATCGGCGGCTTTTTCTTGGCTTTTACTCCTATGCGTCATGTCCTTACGCTATGGCTCTAAACTTTTGAACAACCAAAAAATCTTTATGGGGGTGAATCTCTTTGTAACCGCTATCATGGGAACGCTCAGCGTTACTTTATTCAGGGATTTTTTAGCGTTATTGAGCAAAACCTAA
- the lptB gene encoding LPS export ABC transporter ATP-binding protein, translating into MDILKAEHLNKQIKKTKIVSDVSLEVKSGEVVGLLGPNGAGKTTTFYMICGLLEPSGGSVYLNDVNLAKYPLHKRSNLGIGYLPQESSIFKELSVEENLALAGESTFKNSKESEEKMESLLDAFNIQAIRERKGMSLSGGERRRVEIARALMKNPKFVLLDEPFAGVDPIAVIDIQRIIESLIGLNIGVLITDHNVRETLSVCHRAYVIKSGTLLASGNANEIYENALVRKYYLGENFKV; encoded by the coding sequence ATGGATATTTTAAAAGCAGAGCATTTAAACAAACAGATTAAAAAAACCAAAATCGTTTCAGACGTTTCTTTAGAAGTGAAAAGCGGCGAAGTGGTGGGGCTTTTAGGACCTAATGGGGCGGGTAAAACCACCACCTTTTATATGATATGCGGGCTTTTAGAGCCTAGTGGGGGGAGCGTTTATTTAAACGATGTGAATTTAGCTAAATACCCCTTACACAAGCGCTCTAACTTGGGCATAGGCTACTTGCCCCAAGAATCCAGTATTTTTAAAGAATTGAGCGTGGAAGAGAATCTAGCCCTAGCAGGGGAGAGCACTTTTAAAAACTCTAAAGAGAGCGAAGAAAAAATGGAAAGCTTGCTAGACGCTTTTAATATTCAAGCCATAAGGGAGCGCAAGGGCATGAGCTTGAGTGGGGGAGAAAGAAGGCGCGTAGAAATCGCTAGGGCTTTAATGAAAAACCCTAAATTCGTGCTATTAGATGAGCCTTTTGCGGGCGTGGATCCGATTGCGGTGATTGACATTCAAAGAATCATTGAAAGCTTGATTGGATTAAACATCGGCGTGTTGATCACTGATCACAATGTGCGAGAGACTTTGAGCGTGTGCCACAGGGCGTATGTGATTAAAAGCGGTACGCTTTTAGCGAGCGGGAACGCTAATGAAATTTATGAAAACGCTTTGGTGCGCAAGTATTATTTAGGGGAAAATTTTAAGGTATAG
- a CDS encoding asparaginase codes for MRVFLKFLILLFCLKGQVMAQNLPTIALLATGGTIAGSGVDASLGSYKSGELGVKELLKAIPSLNKIARIQGEQISNIGSQDMNEEIWFKLAKRAQELLDDSRIQGVVITHGTDTLEESAYFLNLVLRSTKPVVLVGAMRNASSLSADGALNLYNAVSVAVNEKSANKGVLVVMDDTIFSAREVVKTHTTHTSTFKALNSGAIGSVYYGKVRYYMQPLRKHTTESEFSILELKTPLPKVDIIYTHAGMTPNLFQASLKSHAKGVVIAGVGNGNVSAGFLKAMQEASQMGVVIVRSSRVGSGEVTSGEIDDKAYGFITSDNLNPQKARVLLQLALTKTNNKEKIQEMFEEY; via the coding sequence ATGAGAGTGTTTTTGAAATTTTTGATTCTCTTATTTTGTTTGAAGGGGCAAGTCATGGCTCAAAATTTACCCACCATTGCTTTATTAGCGACAGGGGGGACGATTGCAGGGAGTGGCGTTGATGCGAGCTTGGGTAGTTATAAGAGCGGTGAGTTGGGTGTCAAAGAGCTTTTGAAGGCTATCCCCAGTCTCAACAAGATCGCTCGCATTCAAGGGGAGCAGATTTCTAACATCGGCTCACAAGACATGAATGAAGAAATATGGTTCAAGCTCGCCAAACGCGCCCAAGAGTTGCTAGACGATAGCCGCATTCAAGGCGTGGTCATCACGCATGGCACGGACACTTTAGAAGAGAGCGCGTATTTTTTAAATTTGGTTTTACGCTCCACAAAACCGGTCGTGCTAGTGGGAGCGATGCGTAACGCTTCTTCTTTGAGCGCGGATGGGGCTTTGAATTTATATAACGCTGTGAGCGTAGCGGTTAATGAAAAAAGCGCGAATAAGGGCGTGCTAGTGGTCATGGACGATACTATTTTTAGCGCTAGAGAGGTAGTTAAAACGCACACCACCCACACTTCCACCTTTAAAGCCTTAAACAGCGGCGCGATAGGGAGCGTGTATTATGGCAAAGTGCGTTATTACATGCAACCTTTAAGAAAACACACGACAGAGAGCGAATTTTCTATTTTAGAGCTAAAAACCCCCTTGCCTAAAGTGGATATTATTTACACGCATGCTGGCATGACCCCCAATTTATTCCAAGCGAGCCTGAAATCGCATGCAAAAGGCGTTGTGATAGCCGGGGTGGGTAACGGGAATGTGAGCGCTGGGTTTTTAAAAGCGATGCAAGAAGCGAGCCAAATGGGGGTGGTTATCGTTCGTTCTAGCAGGGTAGGCAGCGGTGAGGTTACTTCAGGCGAGATTGATGACAAGGCTTATGGCTTTATCACAAGCGACAATTTAAACCCTCAAAAAGCCAGAGTGCTTTTACAACTCGCTTTAACTAAAACAAACAATAAAGAAAAAATCCAAGAAATGTTTGAAGAGTATTGA
- the sabA gene encoding Hop family adhesin SabA has translation MKKTILLSLSLSLAVPSLHAEDNGFFVSAGYQIGEAVQMVKNTGELKNLNDKYEQLSQYLSQVASLKQSIQNANNIELVNSSLNDLKSFTNNNYNSTTQSPIFNAVQAVITSVLGFWSLYAGNYLTFFVGSGSHASSVQGNPPFSTIVKNCSGIENCAMSETTYNEMKKLAESLQAAQQNATTKGNNLCALSGCAATDSTSNTPNSTVSNALNLAQKLMDLIANTKTAMMWKNIVISGVSNASGAITSTNYPTQYAVFNNIKAMIPILQQAVTLSQSNHTLSTQLQAQATGTQTNPNFAKDIYTFAQNQKQIISYAKDIFNLFSSIPKDQLKYLENAYLKVPHLGKTPTNPYRQNVNLNKEINAVQNNVANYGNRIDSALSVARDVYNLKSNQANIVTAYSNAKNLSQEISKLPYNQVNTKDIITLPYDKNAPAAGQYNYQINPEQQSNLSQALAAMSNNPFKKVGMISSQNNNGALNGLGVQVGYKQFFGESKRWGLRYYGFFDYNHGYIKSSFFNSSSDVWTYGGGSDLLVNIINDSITRKNNKLSVGLFGGIQLAGTTWLNSQYMNLTAFNNPYSAKVNTSNFQFLFNLGLRTNLATAKKKDSEHSAQHGIELGIKIPTINTNYYSFLGTKLEYRRLYSVYLNYVFAY, from the coding sequence ATGAAAAAGACAATTTTACTCTCTCTCTCTCTCTCGCTTGCGGTACCATCGCTCCACGCTGAAGACAACGGCTTTTTTGTGAGCGCCGGCTATCAAATCGGCGAAGCGGTGCAAATGGTCAAAAACACCGGCGAATTGAAAAATTTGAACGACAAATACGAGCAATTGAGCCAGTATTTGAGCCAAGTGGCTTCGTTGAAGCAAAGCATTCAAAACGCCAACAACATTGAGCTGGTCAATAGCTCTTTAAACGATTTGAAAAGCTTCACCAACAACAACTACAACAGCACCACCCAATCGCCCATCTTCAACGCCGTGCAAGCCGTTATCACTTCGGTATTGGGTTTTTGGAGTCTTTATGCGGGGAACTACCTCACTTTCTTTGTGGGTAGTGGGAGTCACGCCTCTAGTGTCCAGGGTAACCCTCCTTTTTCAACGATTGTCAAAAACTGCTCAGGAATTGAAAACTGCGCGATGAGTGAAACCACTTATAATGAGATGAAAAAGCTCGCTGAAAGCCTCCAAGCGGCCCAACAAAACGCTACCACTAAAGGCAACAATCTTTGCGCTTTATCCGGGTGTGCTGCAACAGACTCAACATCAAACACACCAAACTCAACCGTAAGCAACGCTCTTAACTTAGCGCAAAAGCTTATGGATTTGATCGCAAACACTAAGACCGCTATGATGTGGAAAAATATCGTCATCAGTGGCGTTTCAAACGCATCCGGTGCTATCACATCCACTAATTACCCAACGCAATACGCGGTGTTTAACAACATCAAGGCGATGATACCTATCTTGCAACAAGCGGTTACGCTTTCTCAAAGCAACCACACCCTATCCACTCAGTTGCAAGCTCAAGCCACAGGGACTCAAACAAACCCTAATTTCGCTAAAGACATTTACACTTTCGCTCAAAACCAAAAGCAAATCATCTCTTACGCCAAAGACATTTTCAACCTCTTTAGTTCTATCCCTAAAGACCAACTTAAGTATTTGGAGAACGCTTACTTGAAAGTGCCGCATTTGGGTAAAACCCCTACTAACCCTTACAGACAGAATGTGAATTTGAATAAAGAAATTAATGCGGTTCAAAACAATGTAGCTAATTATGGCAATCGGATTGATTCAGCTTTAAGCGTGGCTAGAGATGTTTATAATTTAAAATCCAATCAAGCAAACATTGTAACAGCCTATAGCAACGCTAAGAATTTGAGCCAAGAGATTTCTAAACTCCCCTATAACCAAGTCAATACAAAAGACATTATCACACTGCCTTACGATAAAAACGCTCCGGCAGCAGGCCAATACAACTACCAAATCAACCCAGAGCAGCAATCCAACCTTTCTCAAGCTTTAGCGGCGATGAGCAATAACCCCTTTAAAAAAGTGGGCATGATCAGCTCTCAAAACAATAACGGCGCTTTGAACGGGCTTGGCGTGCAAGTGGGTTATAAGCAATTCTTTGGCGAAAGCAAAAGATGGGGGTTAAGGTATTATGGATTCTTTGATTACAACCACGGCTACATCAAATCCAGCTTTTTTAACTCGTCTTCTGATGTATGGACTTATGGCGGTGGGAGCGATTTGTTAGTGAATATTATCAACGATAGCATCACAAGAAAGAACAACAAGCTTTCTGTGGGTCTTTTTGGTGGTATCCAACTAGCAGGGACTACATGGCTTAATTCTCAATACATGAATTTAACGGCGTTCAATAACCCTTATAGCGCGAAAGTCAATACTTCCAATTTCCAATTCTTGTTCAATTTGGGTTTGAGAACCAATCTCGCTACAGCTAAGAAAAAAGACAGCGAGCATTCCGCGCAACATGGCATTGAACTAGGCATTAAAATCCCCACCATTAACACGAATTACTATTCTTTTTTAGGCACTAAGCTAGAATACCGAAGGCTTTATAGCGTGTATCTCAATTATGTGTTTGCTTATTAA
- a CDS encoding anaerobic C4-dicarboxylate transporter — translation MVDAFFQIIVLLFSLFLGARLGGLGVGYVGGLGVLILCLFLGLNPGKIPFDVILIIMAVISAISAMQKAGGLDCLVQIAEKILRKHPKQINYLAPSVAYFLTILAGTGHTVFSLIPVIVEVSQSQNIKPKAPLSLAVVSSQVAITASPVSAAVVFMSGILEPLGANYLTLLMVWIPTTFLACMLTAFVMSFTNLKLDSDPNYLERLKAGKISPPMMKKEKETSKSAKLSLWIFIGGVVAIVFYASAISKNIALISPVVLGRDQAIVSFMLSVATLIALFCKINANEIAHSSVFKSGMQACVCVLGVAWLGDTFVSNHIDEIKRYASFLIADYPFLLAVALFLASMLLYSQAATSKALIPSVITALGISANHTEHLYIIVASFASVSALFVLPTYPTLLGAIAMDHTGTTKMGRYVFDHAFLIPGVLVVFLSVALGFVVAPLVL, via the coding sequence ATGGTGGATGCCTTTTTTCAAATTATCGTGTTACTTTTTTCGCTTTTTTTAGGGGCAAGGCTAGGGGGCTTGGGAGTGGGCTATGTGGGGGGTTTGGGCGTGCTTATTTTGTGCTTATTTTTGGGGCTAAATCCGGGCAAAATCCCTTTTGATGTGATTTTAATCATCATGGCAGTCATTAGCGCTATCAGCGCGATGCAAAAGGCGGGGGGCTTAGATTGTTTAGTCCAAATCGCTGAAAAAATTTTAAGGAAACACCCCAAGCAAATCAACTACCTCGCGCCAAGCGTGGCGTATTTTTTAACGATACTAGCCGGCACCGGGCATACGGTTTTTTCTTTGATCCCGGTGATTGTGGAAGTGAGTCAGAGCCAAAACATCAAACCTAAAGCGCCCTTAAGCTTGGCGGTTGTTTCTAGTCAAGTCGCTATTACCGCAAGCCCGGTGAGCGCGGCGGTGGTGTTTATGAGCGGTATTTTAGAGCCTTTAGGGGCAAATTACCTCACCCTTTTAATGGTTTGGATCCCTACGACTTTTTTAGCATGCATGCTCACGGCATTTGTGATGAGTTTCACTAATTTAAAGTTAGACAGCGACCCAAATTATTTAGAACGCTTGAAAGCGGGCAAAATTTCGCCCCCTATGATGAAAAAAGAAAAAGAAACCTCAAAAAGCGCGAAATTATCGTTATGGATTTTTATCGGTGGGGTTGTAGCGATCGTTTTTTATGCGAGCGCGATTTCTAAAAATATCGCTTTGATTAGCCCGGTGGTTTTAGGCAGAGATCAAGCGATCGTGTCTTTCATGTTGAGCGTGGCGACTCTCATTGCGCTTTTTTGTAAGATCAACGCTAATGAAATCGCTCATTCAAGCGTGTTTAAATCCGGCATGCAAGCGTGCGTGTGCGTGTTAGGCGTGGCGTGGTTAGGCGATACTTTTGTGAGCAATCATATAGATGAAATCAAGCGGTACGCTTCGTTTTTGATCGCTGATTACCCGTTTTTATTAGCCGTAGCGCTCTTTTTGGCTTCCATGCTTTTGTATTCGCAGGCTGCCACCTCTAAAGCGCTCATCCCAAGCGTGATCACCGCCTTAGGCATTAGCGCTAATCATACCGAGCATTTGTATATTATCGTGGCTTCGTTTGCGAGCGTTTCGGCGTTGTTTGTGTTACCCACTTACCCCACTTTACTGGGAGCGATCGCTATGGATCATACCGGCACCACCAAAATGGGCCGTTATGTGTTTGATCATGCGTTTTTGATCCCTGGGGTTTTAGTCGTGTTTTTGAGCGTGGCGTTAGGGTTTGTTGTCGCGCCACTAGTTTTGTAG
- the tsaE gene encoding tRNA (adenosine(37)-N6)-threonylcarbamoyltransferase complex ATPase subunit type 1 TsaE — translation MRANLDELDKVAAAILKDDFKGVVLLKGVVGSGKTTLVQACLKHLGLDIQATSPTFSLMHAYSESVFHYDFYMRDLKACLELGMLECLLEKGIHFVEWGDEKLEKILKKYDLAIKVVEIKTEPTSRFYTIKIA, via the coding sequence ATGAGGGCGAATTTAGACGAATTAGACAAAGTGGCGGCTGCAATTTTAAAAGATGATTTTAAGGGGGTGGTGCTTTTAAAGGGCGTTGTGGGGAGCGGTAAAACGACCTTAGTTCAAGCGTGCTTGAAACATTTGGGTTTAGACATTCAAGCGACTTCGCCCACCTTTAGCTTGATGCATGCTTATAGCGAGAGCGTGTTCCATTACGATTTTTACATGCGCGATTTAAAGGCTTGCTTGGAGCTTGGCATGTTGGAGTGCTTGTTAGAAAAGGGGATCCATTTTGTGGAATGGGGTGATGAAAAATTAGAAAAAATTTTAAAAAAATACGATTTAGCTATTAAGGTTGTGGAAATCAAAACCGAACCAACCAGCCGTTTTTATACGATAAAGATCGCTTAA
- a CDS encoding DNA polymerase III subunit gamma/tau has product MQVLALKYRPKHFSELVGQESVAKTLSLALDNQRLANAYLFSGLRGSGKTSSSRIFARALMCEIGPKAVPCDTCIQCQSALNNHHIDIIEMDGASNRGIDDVRNLIEQTRYKPSFGRYKIFIIDEVHMFTTEAFNALLKTLEEPPSHVKFLLATTDALKLPATILSRTQHFRFKKIPENSVISHLKTILEKEQVSYESSALEKLAHSGQGSLRDTITLLEQAINYCDNAITESKVAEMLGAIDRSVLEDFFQSLINQDEARLQERYAILENYETEGVLEEMMLFLKAKLLSPDTYSILLIERFFKIIMSSLSLLKEGANASFVLLLLKMKFKEALKLKALDDAIVELEQAPFNQSPSISYNAPKQEFKGTERIEQAERIERTEKRENTETPQTPMLSAKDRIFHNLFKQVQTLVYERNYELGAVFEKNIRFIDFDSQTKTLTWESLAADKDKELLRERFKIVKGIVDGVFGKGENIKIALKNHLENKSAPEETKEVKEFKFPPLKPKPTTETTAETKENEKEAVGKALQTKENDTKETKETQPKEAPTALQEFMANHSELIEEIKSEFEIKSVELL; this is encoded by the coding sequence ATGCAAGTTTTAGCGTTAAAATACCGCCCCAAACATTTTAGCGAGCTAGTCGGGCAAGAGAGCGTGGCTAAAACGCTTTCTTTAGCCCTAGACAACCAGCGTTTGGCTAACGCTTATTTATTCAGCGGGTTAAGGGGTTCGGGTAAAACCAGCTCTTCTAGGATTTTTGCTAGGGCTTTAATGTGCGAAATAGGGCCAAAGGCTGTGCCTTGCGATACTTGCATCCAATGCCAGAGCGCTTTAAACAACCACCACATAGATATTATAGAAATGGATGGGGCGTCTAATAGGGGGATTGATGATGTCCGTAATCTCATAGAGCAAACGCGCTACAAACCAAGCTTTGGGCGCTATAAAATCTTTATCATTGACGAAGTGCATATGTTCACTACCGAAGCGTTTAACGCGCTTTTAAAGACTTTAGAAGAACCTCCTAGCCATGTGAAATTCCTTTTAGCGACAACGGACGCCTTGAAATTGCCCGCTACCATACTCAGCCGCACCCAGCATTTCAGGTTTAAAAAAATCCCTGAAAATTCCGTTATTTCTCATTTAAAAACCATTTTAGAAAAAGAACAGGTGAGTTATGAAAGTAGCGCGTTAGAAAAACTCGCTCACAGCGGGCAAGGGAGTTTGAGGGATACGATCACTCTTTTAGAGCAAGCCATCAATTATTGCGATAACGCTATCACAGAAAGCAAAGTGGCTGAAATGTTAGGGGCGATTGATAGGAGCGTTTTAGAAGATTTTTTTCAAAGCCTAATCAACCAAGATGAAGCGCGATTGCAAGAGCGTTATGCCATTTTAGAAAATTATGAAACCGAGGGCGTTTTAGAAGAAATGATGCTTTTTTTGAAAGCGAAATTGTTAAGCCCTGATACTTATTCCATTCTTTTGATAGAGCGCTTTTTTAAAATCATTATGAGCAGTCTCAGCCTTTTAAAAGAAGGGGCAAATGCTAGTTTTGTGCTGTTGTTATTGAAAATGAAATTCAAAGAAGCTTTAAAACTCAAAGCCCTAGACGATGCGATTGTAGAATTAGAGCAAGCCCCTTTCAATCAAAGCCCTAGCATAAGTTATAACGCCCCTAAACAAGAATTTAAAGGCACAGAAAGAATAGAACAAGCAGAAAGAATAGAGAGAACAGAAAAAAGAGAGAACACAGAAACCCCGCAAACTCCCATGCTTTCAGCTAAAGATCGCATTTTTCACAACCTCTTCAAACAAGTTCAAACATTGGTTTATGAGCGCAACTACGAGTTAGGGGCGGTGTTTGAAAAAAATATCCGTTTCATTGATTTTGACAGCCAGACTAAAACCTTGACTTGGGAGTCTTTAGCCGCTGATAAGGATAAAGAGCTTTTAAGAGAACGATTTAAAATCGTGAAAGGTATCGTTGATGGGGTTTTTGGCAAGGGCGAAAATATCAAAATCGCTTTAAAAAATCATTTGGAAAATAAAAGTGCTCCAGAAGAAACTAAAGAGGTTAAAGAGTTTAAATTCCCCCCTTTAAAGCCTAAACCAACCACCGAAACGACGGCTGAAACGAAAGAAAATGAAAAAGAAGCGGTTGGAAAAGCGCTTCAAACGAAAGAAAACGACACTAAAGAGACTAAAGAAACCCAACCCAAAGAAGCCCCAACAGCGTTGCAAGAATTTATGGCTAACCACTCTGAGCTGATTGAAGAAATTAAGAGCGAGTTTGAAATCAAAAGCGTGGAATTGTTATGA
- a CDS encoding DUF1104 domain-containing protein encodes MRRSLAFCLLALLGLQVLGARDFSQLKDKELLELAGTLPSNEAIDYRMEVSKRLKALKAEDAKKFRANFSRIARKNLSKMSEEDFKKMREEVRKELEEKTKGLSDEEIKAKGLNVSVCSGDTRKVWCRAVKKKDEHCSPK; translated from the coding sequence ATGAGAAGGAGTTTGGCTTTTTGCCTATTAGCTTTGCTTGGATTACAGGTTTTAGGCGCTAGAGACTTTTCGCAACTCAAAGATAAGGAGCTTTTGGAATTAGCTGGCACTCTGCCTTCTAATGAAGCGATCGATTATCGCATGGAAGTGTCTAAACGCCTTAAAGCTTTAAAAGCTGAAGACGCTAAGAAATTCCGTGCGAATTTCAGCCGGATCGCTAGGAAGAATCTTTCCAAAATGAGTGAAGAGGATTTCAAAAAAATGCGTGAAGAAGTGCGTAAAGAATTAGAAGAAAAAACCAAAGGTTTGAGCGATGAAGAAATTAAGGCAAAAGGGCTTAATGTGAGCGTTTGCAGTGGCGATACGAGAAAAGTTTGGTGTAGGGCTGTTAAGAAAAAAGACGAACATTGTTCTCCTAAGTGA
- a CDS encoding DUF1104 domain-containing protein codes for MKKALKILSVSALLFVALNAKDFSKTSDEDLAKMAGIVAPQDIVDYTKELKMRMEKMPKDKRKAFHKQLHEYATKNTDSMTVADFEARQKAVKEALKKGNMEDMDDDFGLRSCKHGKMHKHHKHGGHDKHGKGHDKEQGKKDHDHDDHGENEK; via the coding sequence ATGAAAAAAGCGTTGAAAATACTTTCTGTTAGCGCGTTGTTATTTGTGGCGTTAAACGCTAAAGATTTTAGCAAAACGAGCGATGAAGATTTGGCTAAAATGGCTGGCATTGTCGCTCCGCAAGATATTGTGGATTACACAAAAGAGTTGAAAATGCGCATGGAAAAGATGCCTAAAGACAAGAGGAAGGCGTTCCATAAGCAATTGCATGAGTATGCAACTAAAAACACAGACAGCATGACCGTGGCGGATTTTGAAGCCCGCCAAAAAGCCGTTAAAGAAGCGCTTAAAAAAGGCAATATGGAAGACATGGATGATGATTTTGGGTTGAGATCATGCAAGCATGGGAAAATGCACAAACACCATAAACATGGTGGTCATGACAAACATGGCAAAGGGCATGACAAAGAACAAGGCAAAAAAGACCACGATCATGATGATCATGGCGAAAATGAGAAATAA
- a CDS encoding outer membrane protein → MKKTILLSLSLSLAVPSLHAEDNGFFVSAGYQIGEAVQMVKNTGELKNLNDKYEQLSQYLSQVASLKQSIQNANNIELVNSSLNDLKSFASNNYTNKETSPIYNTTQAVITSVLAFWSLYAGNALSFFVNDLKDGSNSPLGRINQDGNCTGLQKCFMSRETYDKMKALAENLQKAQGNLCALSEQCSSNQSSGNKTSITAALETAQKLMDLIEQAKVSMVWKNIVIAGVSNVSGGAITSTGPVTDYAVFNNIKAMLPYLQEALKLTQSNHTLSTQLQAQAMGSQKNREFAKDIYAFAQNQKQILSNASNIFNLFNSIPKDQLKYLENAYLKVPHLGKTPTNPYRQNVNLNKEINAVQNNVANYGNRIDSALSVARDVYNLKSNQANIVTAYSNAKNLSQEISKLPYNQVNTKDIITLPYDKNAPAAGQYNYQINPEQQSNLSQALAAMSNNPFKKVGMISSQNNNGALNGLGVQVGYKQFFGESKRWGLRYYGFFDYNHGYIKSSFFNSSSDVWTYGGGSDLLVNIINDSITRKNNKLSVGLFGGIQLAGTTWLNSQYMNLTAFNNPYSAKVNTSNFQFLFNLGLRTNLATAKKKDSEHSAQHGIELGIKIPTINTNYYSFLGTKLEYRRLYSVYLNYVFAY, encoded by the coding sequence ATGAAAAAGACAATTTTACTCTCTCTCTCTCTCTCGCTTGCGGTACCATCGCTCCACGCTGAAGACAACGGCTTTTTTGTGAGCGCCGGCTATCAAATCGGCGAAGCGGTGCAAATGGTCAAAAACACCGGCGAATTGAAAAATTTGAACGACAAATACGAGCAATTGAGCCAGTATTTGAGCCAAGTGGCTTCGTTGAAGCAAAGCATTCAAAACGCCAACAACATTGAGCTGGTCAATAGCTCTTTAAACGATTTGAAAAGCTTTGCGAGTAACAACTACACAAACAAAGAAACATCGCCCATCTACAACACCACGCAAGCCGTTATCACTTCGGTATTGGCTTTTTGGAGTCTTTATGCAGGGAACGCTCTCAGTTTTTTTGTGAACGATTTGAAAGATGGATCTAATTCTCCTCTTGGAAGAATCAATCAAGATGGGAACTGCACAGGATTACAAAAATGTTTTATGAGCCGAGAAACTTATGATAAAATGAAAGCGCTTGCCGAAAACCTCCAAAAAGCTCAAGGCAATCTCTGTGCCTTATCAGAACAATGCTCTAGCAATCAATCAAGTGGAAACAAAACTTCCATAACTGCAGCTCTTGAAACCGCGCAAAAGCTTATGGACTTGATCGAACAAGCCAAGGTTTCTATGGTGTGGAAAAATATCGTCATCGCAGGTGTTTCAAACGTATCCGGTGGCGCTATCACATCCACTGGTCCTGTAACCGACTATGCGGTGTTTAACAACATCAAAGCGATGCTACCTTACTTGCAAGAAGCGCTCAAACTAACTCAGAGCAACCACACCCTATCCACTCAGTTGCAAGCTCAAGCTATGGGATCTCAAAAAAATCGTGAATTTGCTAAAGACATTTACGCTTTCGCCCAAAACCAAAAGCAAATCCTTTCTAACGCTTCAAATATCTTCAATCTCTTTAATTCCATTCCTAAAGACCAACTTAAGTATTTGGAGAACGCTTACTTGAAAGTGCCGCATTTGGGTAAAACCCCTACTAACCCTTACAGACAGAATGTGAATTTGAATAAAGAAATTAATGCGGTTCAAAACAATGTAGCTAATTATGGCAATCGGATTGATTCAGCTTTAAGCGTGGCTAGAGATGTTTATAATTTAAAATCCAATCAAGCAAACATTGTAACAGCCTATAGCAACGCTAAGAATTTGAGCCAAGAGATTTCTAAACTCCCCTATAACCAAGTCAATACAAAAGACATTATCACACTGCCTTACGATAAAAACGCTCCGGCAGCAGGCCAATACAACTACCAAATCAACCCAGAGCAGCAATCCAACCTTTCTCAAGCTTTAGCGGCGATGAGCAATAACCCCTTTAAAAAAGTGGGCATGATCAGCTCTCAAAACAATAACGGCGCTTTGAACGGGCTTGGCGTGCAAGTGGGTTATAAGCAATTCTTTGGCGAAAGCAAAAGATGGGGGTTAAGGTATTATGGATTCTTTGATTACAACCACGGCTACATCAAATCCAGCTTTTTTAACTCGTCTTCTGATGTATGGACTTATGGCGGTGGGAGCGATTTGTTAGTGAATATTATCAACGATAGCATCACAAGAAAGAACAACAAGCTTTCTGTGGGTCTTTTTGGTGGTATCCAACTAGCAGGGACTACATGGCTTAATTCTCAATACATGAATTTAACGGCGTTCAATAACCCTTATAGCGCGAAAGTCAATACTTCCAATTTCCAATTCTTGTTCAATTTGGGTTTGAGAACCAATCTCGCTACAGCTAAGAAAAAAGACAGCGAGCATTCCGCGCAACATGGCATTGAACTAGGCATTAAAATCCCCACCATTAACACGAATTACTATTCTTTTTTAGGCACTAAGCTAGAATACCGAAGGCTTTATAGCGTGTATCTCAATTATGTGTTTGCTTATTAA